The genomic DNA GCACGTTCTCCAGACCACCGGGGACATCCTCCCCCTCCTCCAGGTGGAGCTGATCCCCAAGGTCTCCGGGACCGTGGCGGCCGTGGAGGTCCAGATCGGCCAGGCGGTCGCCGCCGGGCAGGTCCTCGTCCGGCTCGAGCAGACCGAGTTCCTTCAGCGGGTGGCGGAGACCGAGGCGAAGGTGGCCCGGGCCGCCGCCCGCGTCGCCGAACTGCAGGCCGGGTCGCGGCCGGAGGAGATCCGGCAGGCCGAGGAGACACTGCGCCAGGCAGCCTCCCGGCGCGGCAACGCCCGTCTCAACCGGGACCGGATCCGGGACCTCTTCGCGACCGGCGCGGTCTCCCAGCGGGACCTGGACGAGGCGGAGCTGGCCGTCTCGCTGACCGAGGCGCAGCAGGCGGCGGCCGAGCAGGCCCTCGCCCTCCTCCGCCAGGGGCCGCGCGCGGAAGTCCGGGCGGCGGCCGAGGCGGAGCTGAAGGAGGCCGAGGCCGTCCTCGCCCAGCAGCGCACCCTCCTCGACTACAGCGCCATCCGGGCCCCCTTCGCCGGCCACATCACCCGGCGCCTGGTGGACCCCGGGGCTACCGTCGGCCCCAGCGCCCCGGTCGCCACGCTCGTCTCGCTCCAGACGGTCAAGGTGCTTCTGGCCGTCCCGGAGCGGGATTCCCCCCTGCTCACCCCGCGCTCCTCCTCCGTGATCCGGGTGGACGCCTTCCCCGGCCGGACGTTCCCGGGGCGCGTGGCCCGGATCAACTCCGCCCTGGACCCGCTGAGCCGGACGCTGGCCGCCGAGATCCACGCGGATAATCCGGAGGGGCTCCTCCTCCCCGGCATGTTCGCGCGGGCCGAGGTCACCCTCCTCACACGGGAAGGCATCCTGGTCCCCAGCGAGGCGGTGCTGGAGGAGGGCGGGGCGGCGGCGGTCTTCGTCGTGGGGGAGGGGGGGACCGCCAAGCGGCGCCCGGTCGAGACCGGGTACCTCCAGGGGACCCTCATCGAGATCCGGCAGGGGCTCTCGGGCGGCGAGGCCGTCGTGGTGGCCGGACAGCAGGGCCTCCGCGACGGGGCGGCCGTCCGCCTCCTCGAGGGGAGCGCGAACCCGTGAACCTGATCCGGGGCTCCCTGGAGAACCCCATTGCCCGCGTGATGGTCACGCTCGCGTTTGTGGGCCTGGGGGTCCTGGCCTTCACCCACCTGGCCATCGACCTCTTCCCGGACGTCAGTTACCCCGTCGCTACCGTCGTCACCGAGTACACGGGGGCCAGCCCCGCCGACATCGAGACCACCGTGACCCGCCCCATCGAGAAGGCGGTGAGCCGGATCACCAACGTCCGCTTCGTCTCCTCCTACTCCCGGGAGGGGATCTCGGTGGTGGTCATCGAGTTCACCTGGGGGACCAACCTGGACGCGGCTGCCATCGACATCCAGCAGAACGTGAACCAGATCCTGGACCGCCTTCCGGCCGAGACCAAGCAGCCTGTCAT from Candidatus Methylomirabilis sp. includes the following:
- a CDS encoding efflux RND transporter periplasmic adaptor subunit is translated as MSRRVQLGAVIGLLLLLGGLAAYRGLALPRDRGGTRRPAREVTVRVAEARRGPVRHVLQTTGDILPLLQVELIPKVSGTVAAVEVQIGQAVAAGQVLVRLEQTEFLQRVAETEAKVARAAARVAELQAGSRPEEIRQAEETLRQAASRRGNARLNRDRIRDLFATGAVSQRDLDEAELAVSLTEAQQAAAEQALALLRQGPRAEVRAAAEAELKEAEAVLAQQRTLLDYSAIRAPFAGHITRRLVDPGATVGPSAPVATLVSLQTVKVLLAVPERDSPLLTPRSSSVIRVDAFPGRTFPGRVARINSALDPLSRTLAAEIHADNPEGLLLPGMFARAEVTLLTREGILVPSEAVLEEGGAAAVFVVGEGGTAKRRPVETGYLQGTLIEIRQGLSGGEAVVVAGQQGLRDGAAVRLLEGSANP